aaagatgcactaactttatacattgtcttttttttaaaccaggcgcacgcccactttggccggctgtgggcgcgcacctggtttactgaaattgttttcgtaaaagtgtgtgtgtgtacctatctatctacctatctatgtttgtccgtacgcacccacgtaaGCAAAAttgtttaataacggtaaaagtagcttttacgtaagaagtaaaagtgaaatgaagtctgtattaaacttctgcacaggtgaactttgctctgaggtggtttcttttcagcggactgaaatacgggtgtggtgactttcctcagactaccttccttttgaggttttcaggcatttagcaactgaaaaacaatggtgcaggcctcgtacactaccaggaatagcctattgctttgagttgaaagggggcgtatcccttacgtacacgaacaaaaatgaagagtagctttgaggctttgtcgagagaatttgtggaaaaaaacacattagtcacactataaaacagtttagaagatagttctgtgcgtaatatgttggtaaaagcggtttgtttaacaaacgcttccttagcagtgcatagcaacgtaattgaacgaattacgaatatttcatgaattacaaaatacgagaattagctaataatattattgtacaacccaaaactaccctattgtaaagtagtaatgcatagttggttaattcatagtagcatatactgtctatagttaattcaagatgagttagctagctgcatggcgcctggtttttagaagtagcacaacatcaacttgttttctcTATAAATCATGTAATGCTACATCAAATACAGTGTACCACTGCCACATCaaaaagttacaaaaagaaaacaagcTTGGTGACCTGGCCAATTTTGGGgtcagaaacatataattaactttgacATAGTTTCGACATCATAAAACATTGTTTGTAACTTTGTGATTCCCTTTGATGTCTGTGGTCAGTATCCCAGATAGAAAgctgtggtggggttactaatGAACTTGTAATCTTTGCTGTTTGTTACTGATCAAACCGAAAAAATTGACAAGACCAAAAAGCAAATAGCCTTACAGGTATGTACTACTAGCATACTCCCTGGTACAAGACAGACATCATTGGTATTGATGGAATGGATGCAAACACTAACCCAAAGACAGGTGTAAAGCTTAATGATTGTATCTCCAGTTTGCCTATCTTATATCATTTGTTTGTACATTTCAATTGGATATTTAGTAACAAACACACTGAATGTGCAATTTAGAGCCCTTCAGTTTGCAACTACTTCAAAATATGACCCCAGTAATGACATTGTCTTGCCCACATAATTCTTGGGCGTATAAGCTCCACAGAAACCTTGTCAGAGCATTCTAACATGTCATTGGTGAAAACCATCACAGCATCTCCCAGAAACTTGCTACTTATACCAGTATGTCTTTAGAAACATGCTACACCCATACTTCAACACAGCATGACAATGAAAGTTGTTATAACCATGTAAACTTCGTCCAACCTTCGTGAATATTCTTTCAGGAAGCTATCGTGACAAATTCACTAACTTTTTTATGCAAGATACTgtaggtcacatatataggaCAAATTCAAtaatatcaggcaaagcatACCAAGAGCTGGCACAACTGTGTAAGACCATGACTATAGGCAATACAAGCTAAAGGACCGTATCCATGAGCTTAAGTTATGGAATATAAGCCTATACCCAACTGAACATGTGATGTACGGCAGTCCTTGAAAGAGAGACTGGAACTTTGCCTTAAGGATTTAGTATGttatatgtgtagtgtgtacacatgtatttTTCTTTCATTGCGACATTTATACATTTGCTAAGAATTTTCATctactgtaaattgctaaatCATCACCTGATGCAGATTTCATCACAAAACAGAAGATACATAAGAGTTAAACTGACATGGGACGGGGCTCAAACTGGGAAAAGACTACATGTAGTTAAATATGATTCACTGGTGCTGTCTCTTGCTgatattaaaaatgaagtggagTATTTACCAAATATTAAGAATCTGTTTCAACACAGACTATAACCTCTTGGAGACTGGAAGTTTTTAGCGACTATAACTTGCATAGATAGTGCTAGTGTACCTGCCACCACGACTCTAATAAAGTGGTCAATATTAGAACCAAAATCAGGTGCATGTACTATTGAAGAAAACAATATACTAGGAACAAAGCATGGTAAGATATTTGTGACCAAATCTTGGAAGATTACccttatgggcacatttgacacatCAAATTACCACAGCACTATATTCCTACCCAGttaagggtagaataaaccaGATACTTTAAATTACAAGAATAATAGTTTTCTGCTATTAAAAGTACCATGTTACCGTATGGGGGAAAGTTTGATGGGCTAAACTTTAGGAGATTTTGCGGTTTTGTCAAAAACCACGACAAAAGTTTCACCACGAATGCTGCTTTGCTTAACAATGTGGAAAATCCCATcatcttttgtgagccacgcccacttatttaGATTGTGCAGCACTGTCTGTAGCTAGTcatacatggagccacacccattttatttatttaaagacGTTATAGTGTAAAAAGCAGTGACAGACAAAAGGTTGTACGATGACATAATCTAGCTATATTTATGCACTGATGGAACACTGGCATTTGTAGGGTCAATATCAGGAAAATCAATGTAAAGCAAATATTTTTGAAGTGCTTCTGCATACCATAATACTGCATCAAGTAATCACTACCCAAAATATTAGTCATTCAATACCTGAAAAAGAATAATGGGGTGACTTTTCCGTACAGCTGAACTTGTTTTACCATACCTGGATATATTAATGGTGTAGTCCTCAAACTATCTATTGTTATcattgactgattgattgataagtTCAAGTTGACATCAAATTCCTTTTGCCTTACAAAAATGGCTGACAATTGGTGTGTGTGTCGCATTtttatgaccacacctcttcGACAAGGAGGAACGACTACAGCCGATTGTTTGGTCTGGTGCCACTCACTCCttcacaaaaagtaagggtgtggtgaaatacaaataccaaatcatttcaaaaggaattcaactAGTACAGCATAcgcagtggcgattctagacctgacctacagggggggcccagtagggaacaacataactattgttgtttggctatagtataaagtagaaatttcaggggggtctgggggtgcaacccccagaagttgcaggatttttgcaatttaaaggcttgaaaacagcctaaaatttgttctgaaaacatgaaaaatgctaaaaataacaatgccaatctatacagcaacttttccccaagattttttacaAGGCCCCCCCTGAGAATCGCCTATGAGCATACATAACtacttgttacgtcagatgattgccctTCAGTTTGAACAAAAGCATTGCGTTGCCAAGGTGATTTCTgagtgaacgtcattggcacgcattaattggctaccgccgaatctgggcggtagaaatgatttagtatctgtatttcaccagacccttactttttgcgaaggcgcgggcggcgccagactaccgATTGTTGCGAGtttaataatcaatcaatcaatcgtTAACACATCTATATTAAACACGACACTTGACCGGTTTCTGGGCCTCAGAAACCCCTGAGGGGCCGCCCCTGGATCTACAGGTGCAAACCCTTACAAATACAAAGTCAGGTGCACTCACAACCCATAGACCTTGTTGTCATGTAGTCTGCGGGGGAGACTACGCTCGCTACCCTTACATGTATGATCCGACTAGCATCACAAACGCTCGCGCAAGATTATAACCATTATTAACACAATCTAGAATATAACGCATAAAACCTTCACTTACTTTTTGTAAGTTCGACATGTCAGAAGTAGAAGTGAAGTAAGTAGTCATCTAATGGTAGATATTTTCACATGATCACATAGTACGCACGTGACATAACGACATCTGTAGCTGGTGCCGTCCGCCCATTATTTTTAATCAAAGATGGTAATAATTATGCacatgtcaatttcatgccccacccccggggagggtgagggaatacaggggatttgacaaatcgtgatgtcaaattccccactactggggcaaaattggctgtcaaatccccactatgcccccacccccatagtaggagATTTGAccacacctcaaggatgactaagcgtaTATTTCATACATGCGACTAGTagtaaacctgccctgtagctagtaaaattatagcaagtgcaattttattgtttacaaatgcaactaccgaaaatcggtcagtgaattggacaactgtcaattgccccaggggtggggacaagaagcaatgtcaaatccccacctggggtgtggggacgcccgggggtgggggcgtggggcatgaaattgacaagtgcattatgaGCATGGATGAACCACCTTGTTTTCATGGGATGGTATAGATACGATTTCCGATCACTGGCTCAGCAATTCAGTGCTAACAATGACTTTTCTTCAGTCAAAAAACCAGcaagcctcacttttccttcaagACTAGCTACTCTGGTTCAGTGGTTACTGTATAACGATAAACCTCAAATACATACTCTCAGAACAACATGAATGAAATAttgttagctatatagctactcaaTTAAAAAAATCCCTGTACAATTATTACATTATTCTGATGACATACAAAACTATGAAGATCTGTTTATTTTGTGGTTTTAGTAACTATTTGGCTAAAAACTTTCATCCGGCTAAAATTCATCCAAAATAAGTACCGTACAGCACAAAAAAAGACATAGAATTATGATGAACTAAACAACTGAGCATTTTGACGAGCAATTATTCAATGCTGTATACACAAAATGGGAAATTTGAGGGGAAATCTACCGTCCCATCTCTACCCTATATAGCATGATaggtatactgtacatatacatcACCACATGATCATTCGGTAAACCAAATACTGTGGTATCCTGTAACTACATCTGTATTCAAAGTTTCCTTTTAGACATACAGTTTTGCATAAGTTAAGATCCATACAATgaatatttatttttaaaaatgttattggTGTTTACTTCTTGTAGAGTAACTTCTTAATCTGTTACACAAGACCCCACCTAGAGACCTGTGGTAAAGTATAGCAAGTCTTAAGACCACTGACAATGAAGttaatgtgtgtgcatgtccCAGCATGAATAAGACCATCAAGCTAGTATATGCATACGTGATATTACACAGCCACATGCcaatttacagtaaaacaattaagtATGTGTTCAATATGTGAATGATTGCAACTGCACATAGCTAGAACTGCTGAATCAGAAAAAAACCTATACCAAATATGTAAACTTTTTTGATGGTTAAACCACATGTAAAGTTTCATATCAATAATTTCATGACAGTGTGTGTATAGCTGGGTCATCTGGATTATCCTGGTCATTTGGGTCACACTATTTgtccgggtcaagtgggtcttatctacttcactgaatatctgggtctgacccggatgagatcaCGCATGACTATAAGTTAATGAGCTCGattgtattggtggaaatgcagttgtaaacgCTCAAcaaacttatgtggagccacatccaccattcaggaatatgccTTGCTGTCTGTGCGGGATATATAGAGTCACGCCCACTTATTGAAATTGTATCAGCTGttctctgtgggcatgcatggcatcatcggatccgtgttgctacttgaaatgtaggtaactaacttctggaaattcttaattgctgtagctacatgtagactTACAAGGAGCCATACCCACTTGGTAATACATATGTGGAGCCACAACCACTTGATGATACATATGTGGAGCCATATCTACTTGATGATACgaacgtggagccacacccacttgataataagTATgaagagccacacccacttgatagtACATAtgacccacttgataatacgtagctactcacttcttgcagacaatcctttctatattgcaaaaaaaaattgcgGGGCTAACTATATCATGAAACTTGGCACTTGTGGACTTTTAGCCTAGCTCTTGAGGCAACCCTCTATTTTAACATAGATTATTAATCCCACTAGAGTGGAATTAATAATCTATGGTTTTAATTAAACTGGGTCACATGTGGGTCAGATTCGGGTCCTATCCGGATTACTATTCGGGTTAGTAGATCAACCGGGTCAGCaatactgacccacttacaatgctgaTAAAAGtgcgtagctatagctatgtggGGCGCCGCCAGAAAATAGTACCACCACATTTCTTCATATAAAAGCCTGGTCTTTTATTTCTTCTCATGCACAGTATTTTTGACCCAGCCTGCATGTAAAAGAATAGGGCTTATATTTGAGACCAAGCATTAACTTTGGATAGGTGGGAGCATTTGAATCATGGTGGAATGCCATATACCTTAATTTATACAGTGTGTTGTTACTAAATATAAGCAAGCAAAGTGAAGGCTCAAAATGGTTGGCATGATGCATATTTGCATGTACACGACTATTTTCATTGCATCTTCACCCCTCAGATGGCTCTAAACTCTAAACTTAATGTTAGAGCCAAGAGTTGCTACCACGTAAGTGTGTGGCTGGTCTATTTACTGGTACAGTGGTGAAAAaattgttttgctacttttatATTTGAAAATCATTATTAAAGGCAGCAATAAAGCCATACAGTTAATGCTGGAACCTATGAATCTTGAATTAAGCTTGGCTGAGCTGTCTAGCTAGTTGTGCACAATAATTGCAaaattgatgaattacaaaaaATGGTGGTAAGTGACTAGccaataacaaaaaaaaatactgtaattcactttctttGTTGCATGCTGAATAGATTTGGTGCTACAGTTGCATCTGAAACAAGGTGGATAGAAAATTGGTTTATAATAATGACACTCTTACACAAGCGGCAAATTTGGTTCAGGATCATCAAAGAGTAATTCTTCACTGTCAGCATTTAGGTCATCACAGTCACCAGTAACTTGGAGTTTTTGTGGCCATATCTGCTATTCAGCTGGACTGAGCCTTGCTTTTGTGAACAAAATTAGTGGGGAGATAAGTGTCTACCCTCCATAATTATTGTGGTTTGTTTTACGCAGATTATCAAACACAATAAAACTATTGTGTGCACACCTcatacatacagtgtacctTATGTCCCTGTAGAAGAGTTCACTGAGGAATAATGCACTACAGAACAACTATGAATTGAATGTTGAACACTTGactgaaacaataagaagcttACCATTCCCATTAGGAAATAAAACACCCATTCCCATCCATTAGTCTTGATATTGATGATCGGAATAATTGTCTATAGTGACATGATCATGACATATCTCATCATCACATTAACATACCTGACCAATGGCTGCTCCTACACTACCAGTACCATCAATGATCCCAGTTACTGTGGATAGTGCCTCACTGTCTCGTTTAAGGGCCGGCTATACAGAGATGCAAAAGCTATTACAAATGAAAATGGCTGGAACATCTATACAATACATATGTTCACATCAACACAGACCAATGTTAAAGTCAATACCAGTAGCTAACAAAAAGCTACctggctatacagtacacacaaatTCAGTCTACAAGTAGTTATCTACCTGCTTTCCCAGATCAGCAGAAATTGCTGAACTGGTCAAATTTGCAGGTCCTCCAACAAACACCCCTATAAATGTTATGCAGCACAAAGAGGTGAAATGAATTAAGGTATGTTCATACTATATATGGTATGCCACACAACAACAAGcacatttatgtacagtgactACATGCAGTcatacacacaaaagaaagtaCATACACAAGCATGCACAATAAACACAATAAACACACATTCTAGATAAAAGCAAAGCATTTAGTTACCGTGCTAGCAGTCAATCATctagcactgggacacctgcgCACTGCTCAGGTCAGCGAGAGCAAATTCTCCTGGTAACCTGCAGAGGGCCGTACCATGCATGTTTCACAGGTAGGCATCCAAAGTatggctgggacgaagcttcgacTGCTTCGTGGGCTCGAAGAGGCCAGCATTtattaattccttgtttcccgtcacccacCCGCATACCACTTTACTTTCcgcattggtaattattattgtaattagtaTTTAGAAATACGAAATATTTCTGTGTTCTTACGGTGATTTCTGCTATATGTTCGAGAATATTCTTTGCCACGTGGCTATGTTGTTTAGTAAGACTATTATTGTTTACACAAGAAACTGTACAAATGTACAGAAGCGTGCAAGTTACAATTGTATTAGGAAGGGTGATAGCTCCGTGGACTATTGTGGATTTCCACGAAGAAAACGTGACATTCAGTGAGTTCTTTTTTGGTATAAAGGCTGGACAATACCATATTGAAGTAACAGAGGAATTAAAGAGAGCGAGGTTACTAAAAACGTTTGTAGGGAACAAGATAGACGCTCTGGAGATGTAAGGTGTGTTATAGAGATGTATTTGAAACTGGTTGTAAATTATTACTTTTCAGTGTATTGTAATTGTAGATACACTAACTTGTGTTTTAACGCAGTTATTTATAAGTATCATTTTCTAAGGTTTGACAGTAGTTGTTAATTAAAAGTACAAAATttagttattaataataataactgcccGCCCTCACTAGTTGATTGGTTTCAAGGTGATGGGATACAATGAATCTTATTATGTTGGccttaagtaaacttcgaattataaatgCATCCTTCGaaacttcgtaatgcacttatagtctacgaaagaattagattatctttattgcagctgcttattcctattgcgtgatcaatgttcgtctcttcgcgATTTATCTTCGTGTGCCACGCCCATTTTTAAACCATCGCAGtttcagcttgctaccatatttgcagccttaaaacaccttataaagtgatagataattcATGGTAAGCATACTTTTAGCCATTTCtcggtgtttacctatgcatgattgcaatATAGCGGAcacacccatttgcaatcgatcgatcgcgtcattcagtactgctgctatgcactttccaaatgcttacaaacttattaaataggtttagaaagataaaacctaatagttaggtggcttagcaaaaaatgtggacacaactgacaaaagcaccaatttttttctgtgagttccttaccacattagattaaaatttttgataggatccaccTCAGGCATGCATGCTGGGAAGCCATCCAAGGCTCGGAAATATGCCTGTTTGCAATTTTGGTGTTTTAAATAGTAATTTGAAACTTTAGAATAACctagagtatttcaagtgacattaaattataaagtatgtcattaaagtataaattatgtcattaaatttaaatatttatcaacacatgtctatgtttttgtgttttattcacaattactctattagagcagtcgggCAGTCCTGTAACACAAAGATAAGTACATCTCCACTCTGCGTTTTACATTCACTCGTACCACAATCACTTAAAGCATGCAATAGTCCACCATACCACCACCACAAGTATCCCTAGGCTGTGTTGTGCTGTGCATAGGCACTCTTCTCAAGCATGAATATACGTATTTTGACAGATGGAGTCTTTGGATTAGCTTGGCATGCTTTGAAGTGTACAATTTCCAGCCTAGGGGCCCAGATCTAGGAGTGTTTACCCCCTaagaaatttaaccatgtacttGCTTATAGGAAAAGCTAGTAGAGTACATTTCATCAATTGTTTGCTTATGATACAACAAGCGTACCATAACAGAAAGATAAAAACAGCAAGGAAAAGAACTGAGCTCTTCTGAAAACTAATCAGTGCTGCATGGTCAAAGTTATATTTGCAGGACTGATTTATTGAATGTGGGAATTTGAAAGAATAATACtgctagaacagtcatctataaagttctgttacacagtaataaattaccatgaccactgtgctagttgaaCTCTTCTTTGCATGCGATTTCAGCACAGCTATCTTACCcaatattgtatgcatacaattgtgCCAAACATATGTCATAGTTGAAATTCTACACTTTTGATTAACTGATCGACGACATATTGCAATTCTGTGTTCTTTACATCCTAACCTAGCATGTCAAAGCTAACTATGTGTAATCTTTGGCTGCTAAGTTTCACGGTAATGGTgaatgtaaacatgcaatactaaaagttatttttcactgctacaattTGATCTTAAAATTGCAATACTTCATCAGATTGCATCATATGTCTGAAACATCTTTAAAACTGTAGCATTTGATATATACGTACCTGCATGTCCAGTCAAGCTCTGGTAGCAAGGCAATTATATTTACGTGTACGTAGTTAGTCATTTATACTCTACCATTGCTTAATGAAAGCTGTTTGGAAATTCATGAAAAAAATCCATGGTGACTGCATCCCACGGTTATACTGTACTTAAACCACACTTTGCTCTCACAAACCCTGTGAAATCCTATACATTATATTCactactacaaatacacatttttagCATTAATTCAGCTTGAGACTTGAGTAAAGGAATTTTATCTTACATAGTATACAGCTGTACTGCTGGATTAATGGTATGAAGAACCTTATTATTGTGGTCATGCATTTGATTTCAGCATAAAATCAAGCATGTAGCAATAACACATATTTTTATACTAAATAACAAGAGCTGGTGTAGTATAAGTTGGTAAGTTATCAAGCTATACCTACTTCGCAAACAGGCACAAAATCAATTCTGTATAAGATGTGACATCTGAATGActacagtatttatttatttatttatttatttatttatttatttattaaggctttacagcacaagtgctgaagctctgtagaacacctggtcctacagcctgtttaaagttgttacataaagtgtgtttgaaaaggtgaagaaaggaggaaaaaatccatgactgaacctgggcagcctcaaacttgcagccatccaattaacgctTGAACAGGCGTTAacttgtaggaccaggtgtcctacagaccttcagcacttgtgctgtgaagccttaataaataaataaattaaaaggTATTAGGTAAGAGatttatataatattatcacaAACTAATTACTGCAAATATTTCAGTGTATATTCATTCCCATAGTGAGCaactatagagaaatttctctatacagTTTGTGGATCATACAAGCTGTATACGCTGTAAACTATAGGTGACCGGATTAGCGAAAAGGtgccttttccacacattttacataccagcaaacaaaatgacgtAACACTTgattccttatactgattaacttgctatTAGTATcagaatgcagccagatactgtagttacacCCATGGAAATTTCAGgctattatatgccatgatcaaaaagttatgaagcttcaaagttcaaaaaatgggtcaaattttgtgtgtggaaaaggtacctttttgcaaatccggtcactgTCAGTATGAATGAAAAAATTACTTTTCAGCATTAAATAAAGCTTGTGAGAGTAATATTACTGTTTATCAGGTCTTGGTTCAATGTTCAACCCTGCATAATGTTCTTTTGCATGAAATAGAGCAAAActagcacttatatggcttgcCGATTTTGAAAATTCTTTAGTTACATAACTATAAATACTTTTATGGAAAGGCCCTGTTTAGAATAagatggatcctatcaaaaaattTAAGTTAAGGTTGTGCTACATATGTGGaaaaagtttggtgcttttgtcacttgtgtccacattagttttaaatttggctttaagcaacctaactataagaaggatgtgcataaataaaAGAAAATGTACAACTTAAAAGCTAACactgaagcttcgaatgtttgaacattttattagtgaatattcgaaggtaaatttcaatatttgtcCCAGCCCTAACCCAAAGTCCTGGACCTTCACCCGCTGCATGACACATGACAGTTGGCATTTCCTTCCCCAATTGACAACGGGTTGCCAGGTTCCCATTTAAACAGATGGATAAACTGTAGCAAGTTCTTtgaaataacaacaacaactggGCATATGAACCTTAATTACCAGGCCAGTACTCCAGTCACTTGGCTATGCTCCCTCACTAGACACATACACAAAGCAAAAGCAAAACTATCAGCTACCGTGCTAGCATGTCGCACCTACTTAGCCAACCAGCACTGGGAGACCtatgcacta
The Dysidea avara chromosome 7, odDysAvar1.4, whole genome shotgun sequence genome window above contains:
- the LOC136260533 gene encoding sugar phosphate exchanger 3-like isoform X2: MVGGIISDLVGRRCPIVVTMLLSAMGFLFVYQAYGDTPTKNAILMAITGVFVGGPANLTSSAISADLGKQPALKRDSEALSTVTGIIDGTGSVGAAIGQTIIPIINIKTNGWEWVFYFLMGMCIIPQ
- the LOC136260533 gene encoding sugar phosphate exchanger 3-like isoform X1, translated to MVGGIISDLVGRRCPIVVTMLLSAMGFLFVYQAYGDTPTKNAILMAITGVFVGGPANLTSSAISADLGKQPALKRDSEALSTVTGIIDGTGSVGAAIGQTIIPIINIKTNGWEWVFYFLMGMLFCSALFLSELFYRDIRSLGGVLCNRLRSYSTRSKHQ